From Camelina sativa cultivar DH55 chromosome 5, Cs, whole genome shotgun sequence:
attcataatagttaaattttttattaagtttataaatgttaattataatatttaaataaatgtcaatcgaagtttttcttacgttaataatcaaagctcacaggttttggaaaacaaaataggaatcaaattgttgttttctttgtttgcgaaTGATTTAGATATAGAACATCTCAAAACACAACAGAATATGTAGTTAAATATATGAGagtttttatttccatattgattattgttattttttagttggaatgaaatgtaaactatttaggaaacaaaatttagagtaatgttagttttagaaattttttagggattaatgttgtaaataactttttaaataaacaaaatttaaaggaGATAACataaaatgtcttcaaaaatgttaatatagattatagtttgaaagaaaatttataaatagcTAAATTGCTGTGCTATATTCAACTTAAGAGAAACTAACGacggtaagattaatatgttttttggtTCCAGTTCAACATagtgtaaaattaatttttgcatTGAGATATGCTattcagaagaaagaaaaaaacaaagtgagatgaataataaatgatttttagttGTGGTATTTTTGCGTGCTACTCTTAGATAAATGACAAAGCTTAGGATTCTATATGTCCATATACCAAGATTTTACGTTATCATCGATAACAAAAACCAGATTAGTATATGCTATCCTTAATGACAAAATACAAATTTCATTTAAAAGTTATATCAAGGAAGAAAACTGTCAATGGGGTTTGCCAAGAATAGTAAAATACAACTTCTACAATTTTATTAGCTGTAAAGTGTCGTTGGGTTGTGAATTGGGATACTCTCTTAATCtttctttgattattatttttcttcttttaagaaacataatttttattaacataTCATATTATTaaagtaatttattattaatagcTAAAAATTTCTTCACGTAAAACCAAAATTTGGGctaaaacaacaatatataacGTATATCGACTGACACAAAAACTGAATTACGTTTGATAATTagactatttttttctttgcatcttgttttttcttttaagtaaggtaaattttattaacaagtCATGTCTTCAACGtgatatgtaaataataatagcAAGATACAACCAAATTTTGTATGAAAACAATAATAAGTAACATATGCGGACTGAAACACTAGGTAACGTGTGCGAACTGAAACAATAAGTAACGTTTGCGGACTtgtcttctttcacttttttccttatttttctcaaaaaccgtaattttattaatatgtcaTGTCTTCAACGTGATatgttgataataataataagatatacaACGATATatttaacaacataaaaacaaaaaaaatttggatgcCAAACAACAATGTGTAACGTATGCAGACTAACACGAAACGaaaaaattgtgtttgtgtAGGCGTTACATTTGAATATAACGTTCAAAATTAGTAACATTAATTTGGTTAacttaatgatttttttggtgGAGTTAGGTGTAGTTTTTAAGTAGATTAATTTAGtggaaataattttaattgaCTGAAAATATTGAATGTGTTAGAgaaaatatgttacaaaattttgacaaaatatattatagtatgagttattattgtaaaaaaatggTGGATATactaaaacatattaaagaattttgtatttaaaattagaattttgttatttcaaattttcatgtTGTGAATATGATAGTCTATTATCTCAAGTTCTTTTTAGACAAATCTGTGTGTTAAAACCCGAGTGTTTTTAGTTTTGGAGTTTGTATGAAATCTTAGTATAATTTTTCTGGTGGATGATTTGGAAGAAAACAATGTGAAGGGCATAGATGTCAATTGAAGAGTGTCGCAGAGCCCAATGAGCGCGAACAAAGCAAATGAGAAAAAAGCTTTTCTTAATACAAGAATCCTTTAAACCCGAGCCTCGATTTCCCCATTTTGACCCTTCCTTCCTTccaccttttctttttctctctatgacccaaaccaaaaacaaaagtgtgATGAATATTCTTTACTTGAGATTAATTTTTAGTTCAATTAATGATTAAAGAAACTGTATTATATAGATCCAAGTAATTATTAGTAGTTCAGAACACTTTATTAACACGACGCCTCGTGGAGTAAAAAAGTTAATAACGTGAACACATCACATCTAGTTATTCTAATTATAGCAAGGTTTGAttacaaaaagtcaaaatttaatttctaaTAATCTCTAATTATGTATGTTTCCTCGTAATGTAACAAAATAAGTCTAGAGAAGTAACTATGGTTATTGGTAAGAAGAATGCGTTTTGTATTTCTTGCTAATTATATTTGATGAACaacttgatttgtttttttttttataaaaagggGGTTTAAGAGAAGAATAAAACACAAGGGTGAATTAGTAATTAAGAGAGAATGTTGGTGGTAATTACGTAAATAGAGCCCAAGAAAAAGcggaaaaaagtgaaaaaaaaaaaaagagtcaaaatgTTTCTTGTACTGCTAATTCAAAAAACCCACTAAAGTCGTCGTCtcagcttaaaaaaaaaaaaaaaacatatttaaatccCAAAAAGAAAACGACAAAAAAGGTCTCTACTACTTCATtcctcttccttccttctttcttcacactcttcttttcaattttaagttatttctttctttctttcaaattcaaaatcaaaaaaaaaaaaaaaaagagagtgtttgGGAAATTCAAATGTGATGGGAAGTGGATTCTCATCCGTCTTCTTACCTTCTTGCTTTAACAACCAAGGAGGTCATGGTCACCGTAACCGTAACCGTAACCGTCGCGCGGCGAATCATCCTACTACTCATTCCGATCCGATTGAGTCTCTCTGTGAGCCTTCTTCCTTGGATGAGACTTTAGGCCATTCTTACTGTTACgtcccttcttcttctaatcGTTTCGTTTCTCCTTTTCCTTCCGATCGATTTGTTTCTCCTTCCGGTTCTTTCCGGTTATCTCCTTCCCATCATGAACCACCGGGTCGGATCCGTGGTTCCGGATCCTCCTCCGACCAGCTTCTTCACACCGGGTTTAGAGCTATTTCTGGCGCTTCCGTTAGTGCCAACACTTCCAATTCCAAAACTGTCCTTCAGCTTGAAGATATTTACGACGATGCCACTGAGAGCAGTTTCGGCGGCGGCGGTTTTAGGTGCAGTGGTGTTGTGAATGCCAATGGCTTCGAAGGAACGTCCTCGTTTAGCGCTCTCCCTCTTCAGCCCGGTCCGGATCGGTCGGGTCTCTTCATGTCGGGTCCGATCGAGAGAGGAGCCACTTCAGGTCCGTTGGAACCCCACGCCGCCGGTGAGATTTCGAGATCTAATTCCGCCGGCGTGCATTTCTCGGCTCCGCTCGGTGGTGCGTACCCGAAGAAgagacggaagaagaagaagaagagcctcTCGTGGCATCCTATTTTCGGCGGAGAGAGGAAGCAACGGCCGTGGGTTCTTCCGGTTTCCAATTTCGTCGTCGGCGCTAAGAAAGAGAACGTTGTGAGACCTGACGTCGGAGCTATGGTGGCGTCTGCCGGAGAAAATGATTTGCAGTGGGCATTGGGTAAAGCAGGAGAGGATAGAGTGCAGTTAGCTGTTTTTGAGAAGCAAGGATGGCTCTTCGCTGGGATCTACGACGGTTTCAATGGACCTGATGCTCCTGAGTTTTTGATGGCTAATCTCTACCGAGCTGTTCATGGTGAGTTACAAGGTTTGTTCTGggaattggaggaagaagatgatactaATCCAACAACAATACCAAACTCATCAGATGAGAGTAGGTTAGCTAGTGGTGGCAGTCTAGTATTAGAGCAACGAGGTAAAGTAGAGGAAATAGCAAGTTCGAGCTGTCCAGTAACAGAGGTGGTAGAAGTTAAGGAGAGGAAACGGCTATGGGAGCTTCTTGCTGAGGCTCAAGCAGAAGATGCGTTAGATCTTTCAGGTTCTGATAGGTTTGCATTCTCGGTTGACGATGCTGTCAGTGGAGGCAATGGTGTGTCTGTGGGAAGTAAGAGATGGTTGCTTTTGTCAAAACTGAAGCAGGGATTGTCTAAACAGGGAATCTCTGGGAGGAAGTTGTTCCCATGGAAGTCTGGTGTGGAGGAAAATGAAACGGAGGAGGTAGATAATGTTGGTTTGGAAGAACGTGTTgataagagaaggaagagacgAAAGGCGGGTACGGTGGATCATGAGCTGGTTTTAAAGGCAATGTCAAATGGTCTTGAAGCTACAGAGCAAGCATTCTTGGAAATGACTGAGAAGGTTCTCGAAACGAATCCTGAGCTTGCATTGATGGGTTCGTGCTTACTGGTTGCGCTGATGAGAGATGATGATGTGTATATAATGAACATAGGGGATAGTAGGGCTCTTGTTGCACAATATCAGGTAGAAGAAACGGGAAGAGTAGAAGAGAGACGCAGTGATTTAGAGAAAGACGATGAAAACAATGAGTCTTTGGTGGTGGATGGTAGCGATAGTACAGTGAACAACGAAGCTCCTTCGCAGCAAACAAAGCTGGTTGCCCTGCAGCTAACAACAGATCACAGCACGAGCATCGAGGATGTAAGTCTGACCTTTCGAAATATCTTAATCGTTTTTCCTATCTAGAAATATACAGTCTAATTGATGTCCTCTTGACCATATTGTTGTTTCTGTATTAGTCATCTTATATGCATTTGCTAATGTTGCTTAATGTTCTTGTTACATGATAATTTCGATTGATGAACTCAGGAAGTAACAAGAATAAAAAACGAGCACCCCGATGACAACCATTGCATAGTGAATGACAGAGTAAAAGGACGGCTTAAGGTGACCAGAGCGTTTGGAGCAGGGTTCTTAAAGCAGGTTTGGCAAAAATCTCTTCATTTTAGAattcaagagttttttttattatcattccGTAATTCTGACAAAGAAAGTGAATTTGCAGCCTAAACTGAACGATGCTTTACTGGAAATGTTTCGAAATGAGTACATTGGTACGGATCCATACATATCATGCACACCTTCCCTTCGTCACTACCGGCTAGCAGAGAATGATCAGTTTATGGTTCTGTCATCTGATGGATTGTACCAATACCTGAGCAATGAGGAAGTTGTTTCTCTTGCCATGGAGAAGTTTCCAGATGGAGATCCCGCTCAACATGTTATACAGGAACTTCTAGTCCGTGCAGCCAAGAAAGCtggtaaaaaaaaacctctttattttttttccttttggtatAATCTTTTAAGGTTTTGGAGGAGTATTAACATTTTTGGGGGTATATGATAATGTTTAAAAACAGGAATGGATTTTCATGAGCTTCTCGATATCCCGCAAGGAGATNAAAAGGACGGCTTAAGGTGACCAGAGCGTTTGGAGCAGGGTTCTTAAAGCAGGTTTGGCAAAAATCTCTTCATTTTAGAattcaagagttttttttattatcattccGTAATTCTGACAAAGAAAGTGAATTTGCAGCCTAAACTGAACGATGCTTTACTGGAAATGTTTCGAAATGAGTACATTGGTACGGATCCATACATATCATGCACACCTTCCCTTCGTCACTACCGGCTAGCAGAGAATGATCAGTTTATGGTTCTGTCATCTGATGGATTGTACCAATACCTGAGCAATGAGGAAGTTGTTTCTCTTGCCATGGAGAAGTTTCCAGATGGAGATCCCGCTCAACATGTTATACAGGAACTTCTAGTCCGTGCAGCCAAGAAAGCtggtaaaaaaaaacctctttattttttttccttttggtatAATCTTTTAAGGTTTTGGAGGAGTATTAACATTTTTGGGGGTATATGATAATGTTTAAAAACAGGAATGGATTTTCATGAGCTTCTCGATATCCCGCAAGGAGATAGAAGAAAGTATCACGACGACTGCACTGTACTAGTGATAGCACTTGGAGGAAGTAGGATCTGGAAGTCATCAGGAAAGTACCTTTGAGACCATAAACCACAATTTGAAGGCagcagataaaaaaaaaaaaagactatccTTATAGATTAGCCTCTTTTGACATTAATGCAGCAGAAGATCAAAAGGGTGCCTagttttcttgctttttgtttccttctcatGTTTCTTAGAAATTTTGGGTCAGATTAGGGTGgggttttttgtttcctttgttgaACAGGGTAGGGGATTGGAATAGaggtgaaaaccaaaaaaaaaaaaaaaaaattggatatgTAATTTGGGGGGTGGGGGCAAAAGGGTAATACATAGAACATTTTCCTCCTGGgaaagaaatatataagaaaaaaaaaaaaatcttataaatattctttacttttctattttttcatttCTAGTTGAACCTTTGCTCTAAAAAAATTCGTAGTTATTCaggtgttgactggttctcccgctacctcccgtaaacgctgcgtttgcggctggtagcggttgctagcgattgaaaccaatcacacaaaatgCTTCCAATCGCTCCTaatcgctcccaatcgctccaaaccactgaattccaaaagctgcttcccgcgATTacggtttgaatttttttttttttttgtaaaaaacttaaaagaaatcaattataaggattttttttttgttatatcttctatctaaccattttactcattaaagatgaaataaaatgaagtacggatacgaatgcagagattataaaataaacaattagaagaaaataatattccaattaacaataatccggaaaacttgatgtaaatttaatggcacatcgcacataagttttaaaaaaaataaataaatataaaatttcatcagaaatttaagaaaataagattatttgtgaaaagtattaaaacaaatcaccagtaACTCTTCTCAACTTTCACTTGACCATTCCTACCTATGCAACTACTGACCtacgatctaagagaaaagagaaaagatctacaatctaaagcatatgttttgtcatttatcaaattactcagattaaatttttggtgaaaagtcaaatgcataaaggaataagtatttcaatatgaaatttatttgtttttgaataattattttagtcttttttaataaattttaattataaattaagtttaataaaaattttggttttttaaaatatttatatattatatatcacatttattatgttccaaccgctattgcacccgctggtcaaccagtcgtaaacttCCTGCAAacacaccaattttaaaccgctaaaccagttgttcaaaacgcttaataacgcttgaaaccgcaatcgtctGCTTctgcaatctcccgcaaccgcaaccgcaaccgcagcgtttgaaccagtcaggccctcAATCAAGAGAGCACTTAAAATTGTGATCGTTGTTCTATCTTGTTATACGTCTTTGGCTTAAAATTTGTGATggtttattttattctcttaCATATCTATTGTCGAATGTAATGAACCTTTTTGTTAGATACTAATGACAACGTTATTACAGttagaaaatacaaaatgttATATGGATTGGAGACCGCCTACACCACAGCTGGGCCAGTGGTTTTGGGCATTTTCTTGGATGCAGCTGCAAAAAGAAACATAGTAGTCAGTGAGAGATGATGATTTGGTGTTAGAAAAAATGAAAGTCTTATTAGACCAAAGAGAAAGTAGAGAAATAAGACCATCTTCAACATCCTTGAGCTGATAATAATGTGGAGCTATCTCAATCAACCACTCGGGTTTTACCTCTGTTACCTGCAATTCCAGAGGTCAAAGAATAAGCCCGATGAatgaaaaacagaagaagaatcaaCCTAAAGCTATTGAAATACAAAACCCTCCAAAATGTGGtttagaaagagaagaagagagcatgTTTTTTACCTGTCGCATGTACTCCTTAGAGGTAAGAACTAGTTGATGATATACAACCCATCTCGGCAATACCTAACGATATTATCGAAGAAGGATTCATTTCATCAGTATCCagcattttaaaatttatcgacttttactttatattctttagTAAGTGAGAATTTACACTGAACCTGAGATAAACCAGAGGCTGGATGTATGTGCACGGTTTGGGGATGCTTCACTGTTCGATATGATCCATTCTTCTGTAGTTTGGCAGTGTGTGGAAAGAAACCTGAGCATAAGTATTCAGCTTCTTTAGAAACAGCTAATATAGCTTTTGATAAAATTAGAGATTAAAGATATTTACCAGCTACGATGGATTTTCTTATTGAATCCAACTCGTTCGAGTTTGAGCTAACTTCTATTTCAACTCTCTCAAGAAGACCCTCCAACTGATCACGGATATCTCTGGCTCTTTTCATACTCCGAACCTATACACATAGGATTCAAAACCAAATGTTACATATAAAACCAGATAATTAGAACATAGGATGAtgaaatatagtatatatttactTATGTACCTGAATATAGTTCTCGTAGCACCATTGTGTTGAGTAGTTTGTTTCCTTCCACGAATTGTAAATcttccacaaaacaaaaaagatttcaataaacagtGAGAttgcaaagaaacaaagactGGTGGGGAAAAATTTACAGACCTTGAGCAAAGCAATGTGATCACCGACATTTCCAACGTGATAATTCATCATTGCATTGTCAGCATGAACCTGCTTGTCCTTGGGACGGTAAAAGATAGAAGGCCCGATGGACAACATAGCAGCAATTGATATGATCTCATCGGAGCATTTGTATTTGTCAGAAACAACAATCATCTTCGATAACATTGGATCAAGGGGAAATTCTGCCATCCGCCTACCAGCTTTGGTCAATTCGCCGAGCTGATTGAGAGCACCTAGAGCAAAGAGAAGCTCTAAGGACTTTATAAGCGCTTCAGAAGGTGGAGGGTCCATGAAGTCAAAGTTCAGCAGATTATGAATTCCAAGACTCTTCAAAGAAAGCACCACACTAGCGAGATTAGTCCTTTGAATTTCAGGTATG
This genomic window contains:
- the LOC104786019 gene encoding protein phosphatase 2C 29-like, whose amino-acid sequence is MGSGFSSVFLPSCFNNQGGHGHRNRNRNRRAANHPTTHSDPIESLCEPSSLDETLGHSYCYVPSSSNRFVSPFPSDRFVSPSGSFRLSPSHHEPPGRIRGSGSSSDQLLHTGFRAISGASVSANTSNSKTVLQLEDIYDDATESSFGGGGFRCSGVVNANGFEGTSSFSALPLQPGPDRSGLFMSGPIERGATSGPLEPHAAGEISRSNSAGVHFSAPLGGAYPKKRRKKKKKSLSWHPIFGGERKQRPWVLPVSNFVVGAKKENVVRPDVGAMVASAGENDLQWALGKAGEDRVQLAVFEKQGWLFAGIYDGFNGPDAPEFLMANLYRAVHGELQGLFWELEEEDDTNPTTIPNSSDESRLASGGSLVLEQRGKVEEIASSSCPVTEVVEVKERKRLWELLAEAQAEDALDLSGSDRFAFSVDDAVSGGNGVSVGSKRWLLLSKLKQGLSKQGISGRKLFPWKSGVEENETEEVDNVGLEERVDKRRKRRKAGTVDHELVLKAMSNGLEATEQAFLEMTEKVLETNPELALMGSCLLVALMRDDDVYIMNIGDSRALVAQYQVEETGRVEERRSDLEKDDENNESLVVDGSDSTVNNEAPSQQTKLVALQLTTDHSTSIEDEVTRIKNEHPDDNHCIVNDRVKGRLKVTRAFGAGFLKQPKLNDALLEMFRNEYIGTDPYISCTPSLRHYRLAENDQFMVLSSDGLYQYLSNEEVVSLAMEKFPDGDPAQHVIQELLVRAAKKAGMDFHELLDIPQGDRRKYHDDCTVLVIALGGSRIWKSSGKYL